Proteins co-encoded in one Osmerus mordax isolate fOsmMor3 chromosome 11, fOsmMor3.pri, whole genome shotgun sequence genomic window:
- the atm gene encoding serine-protein kinase ATM isoform X1 has protein sequence MSLALHELLLCCRGLENDKATERKREVDTFKRLIRSSDTVEELDRSSGTRAAQGSRQLTWDAVFRFLQKYLQKETELLKGAKANVTATTLTIRQKKMREISSLVKYFIRSANKRGPRLKCSEVLNHVMEVLGVSFSCSAYGEDYSSILLKDFLSVRKYWCELTHQQWHSLLELYCGLFTSTTQAVNRVLLSRIIHTAVLGCCVQTDGMTNMLFSFFSKALLNARHEKHLAVVEHLVAALNVFLRSAAMNCRMRVCRLGEELLPSALYVWTEMRPSSALKEELVELFNLQLCVHHPHGAKTPDTGAHAEDWSRWPRLLYNLYDALVREISHIGSRGKYATGSRHIAVKDNLIELTADICHQLFSEDPNLQIMEVTQAYLLATQKDSPQGTPSKRRRIELGWEVLRNHLQPNQNDFDIVPWLQITSVLTSKYPSMVPSQELVPLLSLLLLLLGEQKRGERGPYVLRCLREVARCQADHPERSQACGAELGRLWARVWALALRAVSSPHTEALSLELLATVVQGGLIPTDREFWKLFSGSACKPSPAATLCLAQALLKGPVPKSLGRGWEPPGPAEGCGPPSLKESIRNWLLMSEQNEDAEESFRPHPIICRDLPHNLVPRILVALTLKDTRAGMRFLSGAPQPESALTRYQVLPGADATLKEVESLYLQFTFNDVTPDLTARVQGGAVGSAEAQLTVVAGLKDQMEKALLAVADNLLNCFSPDSLTTPPECVLRCCALLTGLLAGYVSTGVLSEEDACHSQLFLKAKSLAQDFSEYVSTVKVKMAEDGTMATLRSIMRLCTVCVSRGGTDKMSAVASSLFAKILSARLLNELAEICKLLLVSQGKAGSAALAEEEQGEEEWAGIRTQAEPAPEDIDLFDDGDGAHASARPPLRSGGDASQDGQSGPGAKSPLAEEGLLVQDWALLETLETLAACASAGFSHGLAFKPSEVRHRLLLLVEHVDFTKPLHLRMYLVLLTKLPSEDASLPPEEFDTLLRPLADLCSLYRQDQEVCAAVLLGLLPSIRSLGRSENSAHDMRHVQGSLLQVLSGFCLLGRTGKCTGTVRSALVRCLLALLEADPGCKWAVLTLREEEQAVSELLPSSLADSHHHVRMLAATSVDRLFLEMTPGGSGKRKMLPLRQQQAAFENVYLKAQEGMRAQRGSSTEEQGDETVNHQAALLRSLSVVLCCSPVCEKQALFALFQSYKENHIEEQLIKKVLGGVSRALGYRTVDSFVCSHLDFLVAEWLGQRQKDPRYTLESFPYTLLNHASLTYFYSCSYQVLIPHLVFLDDFEQVRSIGEHLGKDWKGLLADCFPRIMVNILPYFALSSQDAQVAQRREKAHRVYDLLKDGNCLGKQQIDSLIHSNLADIVVELLMTLYEGAGTEGDPSGELRSFIGELDPAPNPPYFSSYVIKATLDYLSKCHSTNHKSLVAILSKTPISIQRILLAVCERAAETTNPYERHRILLMYHLFVSLLLREVRDGLGGAWAFVLRDITYTLIHHINGRPAQLEEVSRRTFSLCCQLLASVCHTAVQFCDDALESHLQVIVGTLTAQVTEQDPAVSQQVLSLLNFLVVDSQDKLKSAIQRLEPFPDRPEFRELRRGQRTLKYSTGNFTLRQEIVHFLSVASCDSLPLTRLEGLKDLSRQLRTNKAHVTELLQECHAEPAESVLVQLVLNLLQLCKLAANHPGGADILEAAGSCLGELGPVDLSTIALLQARDPLHTRAASLFSSVEPRNLFIILNCMNNALTHHCIQVRKAAAQCVKNILATQSGADFWDLHKDHRDPMLTHLNPFRSARKKPAAPPAETSSEARDQLEGQELWVPQAGGHKAWLRTLCSTLLDSGGVRSEALLLSRPLCLVRTDFCQRALPLIIHDILRGDAQGSWRTLLSSHIQDFFTLCSRHAQASSRPATPLPPDSGETDIGAQGSVDKASLRTMLSVVDYLRQQQRPIAGDGDLCGTVCDSNFWLELNYLEVARAAQACSAHFTALLYAEIYVDKIQLDMEESRRTQTRASRRLAFDESSQNVTLSSLMEKSVEDTGISLQDLLIEVYRSIGEPDSLYGCGGGKMTSPLTRIRTYEHEASWGKALTSYDLHANLPEVTRQVGIVEALQNFGLSGILATYLRGLESEGVEWGAELRELRFQAAWRNMQWDCDLSESSEKCKPGFNESVYCTLQALRDKEFSTFDQTLKYARGVEVEELCRGSLEAVSSLYPALCNLQRISELDGVRQLFSRPFTDAGLTEVCCQWQQHSKLLLDSDFSLVEPILALRSVALETLIARQGDPDTRKYLSSVLTDHLMEVCQLARTAGNTQLAERAVFQMRQRGGGGAGSAGAARWQLEEAQVFWVKGEQGLALGLLRLMIHNLEGQVDFNPALVPVFSEGLRLCGTWLAETCLESPGVILEQYLEKAVEVMEDQAVGGPLQSQRTQAFLSLARFSDAQYQSMDNYMKSSEFENKQALLDKAKQEVGLMRERKVGNNRYTVKVQRELELDEQALSSLQADQRRFLCKAVENYILCLEQGQEQQAWVFRLASLWLENGHVKEVNDMMRAGIKRIPSYKFLPLMYQLAARMGTKMSASAAEDAGFHEVLNQLMCRSSLEHPHHTLFIILALVNANMDDSFSSGRLSKTASRQPSQLDLERSEVAKKIINEIRKRKAPMVRGIELLCDAYITLAYMDASRHKAEKKAIPIPADQPIMKIKDLDDVVIPTMEIRVDPSGNYDDLVTVRSFMPHYRLAGGVNLPKIIDCVGSDGKSRRQLVKGQDDLRQDAVMQQVFHMCSTLLQRNTETRKRKLNIRRYKVVPFSQRSGVLEWCSGTVPIGEFLVDTQRGAHKRFRPQDWTSMACRRKMMEAQRQGFEEKVQAFSEVCENFRPVFRFFCMERFLDPAVWLEKRLAYTRSVATSSIVGYIVGLGDRHIQNILIDEQTAELVHIDLGVAFEQGKILPTPETVPFRLSRDIVDGMGITGVEGVFRRCCEKTMEVMRSSQEALLTIVEVLLYDPLFDWTMSPLKAFYLQQNDEQAEINATLNASLGGDELDAQRKASCDSQSFNKVAERVLLRLQEKLKGVEEGAVLSVGGQVNLLIQQALDPNNLSRLFPGWQAWV, from the exons ATGAGCCTGGCTCTACACGAACTGCTGCTGTGTTGCAGGGGGTTGGAAAATGACAAGGCTACAGAGAGAAAA AGGGAAGTTGACACTTTCAAGAGGCTCATTCGGTCCAGTGAcactgtggaggagctggaccggTCCTCCGGTACCAGAGCAGCTCAAGGCTCCAGACAGCTCACCTGGGATGCTGTCTTCAG GTTTCTACAGAAGTACCTTCAGAAGGAGACTGAGCTCCTCAAGGGTGCGAAGGCCAATGTGACGGCCACCACGCTGACCATCCGGCAGAAGAAGATGCGGGAGATCAGCAGCCTGGTCAAATACTTCATCCGCTCAGCCAACAAAA gaGGGCCTCGCCTTAAGTGCAGTGAGGTTCTGAACCATGTGATGGAGGTGCTGGGTGTCTCCTTCAGCTGCTCCGCCTATGGAGAGGACTACAGCAGTATCCTCCTCAAAGACTTCCTGTCCGTACGCAAGTACTGGTGTGAACTCACCCATCAGCAATGGCACA GCCTGTTGGAGCTGTATTGTGGCCTGTTCACCAGCACCACTCAGGCTGTCAACCGTGTGTTGCTGAGCAGAATCATCCACACGGCCGTGCTGGGCTGCTGTGTGCAAACGGACGGCATGACAAACATGCTCttcagcttcttctccaaaGCACTGCTCAACGCCAG GCATGAGAAACATTTGGCGGTGGTGGAGCACTTGGTCGCGGCTTTGAACGTCTTCCTGCGTTCGGCGGCCATGAACTGTCGCATGAGGGTGTGTcggctgggggaggagctgctccCCTCGGCGCTCTACGTGTGGACGGAGATGAGGCCCAGCTCCGCCCTCAAGGAGGAGCTAGTGGAGCTGTTCAAcctgcagctgtgtgtccaCCACCCTCACGGTGCCAAGACACCAGACACGG GCGCCCATGCCGAGGACTGGTCCAGGTGGCCGAGGCTGCTGTACAACCTGTACGACGCCCTGGTGAGGGAGATCAGCCACATCGGCAGCCGGGGGAAATATGCCACAGGGTCACGCCACATCGCCGTCAAGGACAACCTCATCGAGCTAACCGCTGACATCTGCCACCAG CTCTTCAGCGAGGATCCCAACCTCCAGATCATGGAGGTGACCCAGGCGTACCTCCTTGCCACCCAGAAGGACAGCCCCCAGGGCACGCCCAGCAAGCGCAGGCGCATCGAGCTGGGCTGGGAGGTCCTCCGAAACCACCTGCAGCCCAACCAGAACGACTTCGACATCGTTCCATG GTTACAGATCACCTCGGTTCTGACCTCCAAGTACCCGTCCATGGTGCCCAGCCAGGAGCTGGTgcccctgctgtctctgctgctcctgctgctggGGGAGCAGAAGCGCGGGGAGAGGGGCCCTTACGTGCTGCGCTGCCTGAGGGAGGTGGCCCGGTGCCAGGCCGACCACCCGGAGCGCTCCCAGGCCTGCGGGGCGGAGCTGGGCCGGCTGTGGGCCCGCGTGTGGGCCCTGGCTCTGCGTGCCGTCAGCTCGCCCCACACGGAGGCCCTCAGCCTGGAGCTGCTGGCCACCGTCGTCCAGGGGGGGCTCATCCCCACGGATAGAGAGTTCTGGAAGCTGTTCTCGGGGTCCGCCTGCAAGCCCTCACC ggcAGCTACACTCTGTCTGGCCCAGGCCCTGCTGAAGGGCCCGGTTCCTAAGAGcctgggcaggggctgggagccCCCGGGGCCAGCGGAGGGCTGTGGGCCCCCCAGCCTGAAGGAGAGCATCAGGAACTGGCTGCTGATGAGTGAGCAGAACGAGGACGCCGAGGAGAGCTTCAGGCCTCACCCCATCATCTGCAG GGATCTTCCTCACAACCTGGTGCCCAGGATCCTGGTGGCGTTGACCCTGAAGGACACGCGAGCTGGCATGAGGTTCCTCTCCGGAGCTCCACAGCCGGAGAG TGCCTTGACCCGCTACCAAGTGTTACCTGGGGCCGATGCCACCTTGAAGGAGGTTGAGAGCCTTTATCTGCAGTTCACCTTCAACgacgtgacccctgacctcacgGCCCGGGTgcaggggggggcggtgggCTCAGCTGAGGCCCAGCTCACCGTGGTCGCCGGCCTCAAAGACCAGATGGAGAAGGCGCTGCTGGCTGTGGCCGACAATCTGCTCAACTGCTTCTCCCCagat tctctgaccACGCCCCCAGAGTGCGTGCTCCGCTGCTGTGCCCTCCTGACCGGGCTCCTGGCCGGGTACGTCTCCACCGGGGTCCTGAGCGAGGAAGACGCCTGCCATTCCCAACTCTTCCTCAAAGCCAAG TCGCTGGCTCAGGACTTCAGCGAGTACGTCTCCACCGTCAAGGTGAAGATGGCGGAGGACGGTACCATGGCAACGCTCAGGTCCATCATGAggctgtgcactgtgtgtgtcagccgAGGCGGCACG GACAAGATGAGCGCCGTCGCGTCCAGCTTGTTTGCGAAGATCCTCTCAGCCAGACTCCTAAACGAGCTCGCGGAAATCTGCAAACTATTG CTGGTCAGCCAGGGGAAGGCAGGCAGCGCGGCGctggcagaggaggagcagggcgaggaggagTGGGCCGGGATCCGGACGCAGGCCGAGCCGGCCCCGGAGGACATCGACCTGTTTGACGACGGGGACGGAGCCCACGCCagcgcccgcccccccctccgctcCGGCGGGGACGCCTCCCAAGACGGGCAGAGTGGACCAG GAGCTAAGAGCCCGCTGGCGGAGGAAGGGCTGCTGGTGCAGGACTGGGCTCTCCTGGAGACGCTGGAGACGCTGGCGGCGTGCGCCTCGGCGGGATTCAGCCACGGCCTCGCCTTCAAGCCCTCGGAGGTCAGacacaggctgctgctgctggtggagcACGTCGACTTCACCAAGCCGCTCCACCTCCgcatg TACCTGGTCCTGCTCACAAAGCTGCCCTCTGAAGACGCATCTCTGCCTCCAGAGGAGTTCGACACTCTGCTCAGACCGCTGGC GGACCTGTGCTCTCTGTACCGGCAGGACCAGGAGGTGTGTGCCGCCGtgctgctgggcctgctgcCCTCCATCAGAAGCCTGGGCCGCAGCGAGAACTCGGCCCACGACATGAGGCACGTCCAGGGGAGTCTGCTGCAGGTGCTGTCCGGGTTCTG CCTCCTAGGAAGGACGGGGAAATGCACGGGGACCGTGAGGTCCGCGCTGGTCCGCTGTCTGCTGGCGTTGCTGGAG GCGGACCCCGGCTGTAAGTGGGCAGTGCTAaccctgagggaggaggagcaggccgtGTCTGAACTCCTGCCCTCCAGCCTGGCGGACTCTCACCACCACGTCCGCATGCTGGCCGCCACGTCCGTGGACAG GCTGTTTTTGGAGATGACGCCGGGCGGCTCGGGGAAGAGGAAGATGCTCCCTCTACGACAACAGCAGGCGGCGTTTGAGAACGTTTACCTGAAGGCCCAGGAGGGAATGAGAGCCCAG AGGGGCAGCTCGACGGAGGAGCAGGGTGACGAGACGGTCAACCACCAAGCGGCTCTGCTGAGGAGCCTTTCTGTGGTGCTGTGctgcagccctgtgtgtgagAAGCAGGCCCTCTTCGCCCTGTTCCAGTCCTACAAGGAGAACCACATAGAGGAGCAGCTCATCAAGAAG GTGTTGGGCGGGGTGTCGAGGGCGCTGGGCTACAGGACTGTGGACAGCTTCGTCTGCTCCCACCTGGACTTCCTGGTGGCTGAGTGGCTGGGCCAGAGGCAGAAGGACCCCCGCTACACGCTGGAGTCCTTCCCCTACACCCTCCTCAACCACGCCAGCCTCACCTACTTCTACAG CTGCTCCTACCAGGTTCTGATCCCCCACCTGGTGTTCCTGGATGACTTTGAGCAGGTCCGCTCCATCGGGGAGCACCTGGGGAAGGACTGGAAGGGCCTGCTGGCCGACTGCTTCCCCAGGATCATGGTCAACATCCTGCCCTACTTTGCCCTGTCCAGCCAGGACGCCCAGGTGGCCCAGCGGAGAGAGAAGGCCCACCGGGTCTACGACCTGCTGAAAGACGGCAACTGTCTGGGCAAACAG CAAATCGACAGCCTGATTCACAGTAACCTGGCAGACATCGTGGTGGAGCTGTTGATGACTCTGTATGAAGGAGCAGGCACTGAGGGAGACCCCTCTGGAGAGCTCAGATCCTTTATAGG GGAGTTGGACCCGGCACCAAACCCGCCGTATTTCAGCTCCTATGTCATCAAAGCCACGCTGGACTACCTCAGCAAGTGTCACAGCACTAACCACAAGTCCCTGGTGGCCATCTTGTCCAAGACCCCA ATCTCCATCCAGCGTATCCTGCTGGCGGTGTGCGAGAGGGCGGCGGAGACCACCAACCCCTACGAGCGCCACCGCATCCTGCTGATGTACCACCTGTTCGTCAGCCTGCTGCTCCGGGAGGTCCGCGACGGCCTGGGCGGAGCCTGGGCCTTCGTGCTGCGCGACATCACCTACACGCTCATACACCACATCAACGGCAG GCCTgcccagctggaggaggtgtCCAGGCGCACCTTCTCCCTGTGCTGCCAGCTGCTGGCCTCCGTGTGTCACACGGCCGTCCAGTTCTGCGACGACGCGCTGGAGAGCCACCTGCAGGTCATCGTGGGTACTCTCACCGCCCAGGTGACGGAGCAGGACCCTGCCGTCTCCCAGCAG GTGCTCAGTCTGTTGAATTTCCTGGTCGTGGATAGTCAGGACAAGTTGAAGAGCGCCATCCAGAGGTTGGAGCCCTTCCCCGACCGCCCCGAGTtcagagagctgaggagaggcCAGCGCACACTCAAATACAGCACTGGGAACTTTACCCTCCGACag gagatagtccacttcctgtctgtggccTCCTGTGATTCGCTGCCTCTCACCAGACTGGAGGGCCTGAAGGACCTGAGCCGACAGCTGCGCACCAACAAGGCCCAcgtcacagagctgctccagGAGTGCCACG CGGAGCCAGCAGAGAGTGTCTTGGTGCAGCTGGTTCTCAACCTGCTTCAGCTGTGTAAGCTGGCAGCCAACCATCCAGGAGGAGCCGACATCCTGG aggctgCAGGCAGCTGTCTGGGGGAGCTGGGCCCGGTAGATCTGTCCACCATCGCCCTGCTCCAGGCCAGAGATCCTCTCCACACCAGGGctgcctccctcttctcctccgtgGAGCCCCGGAACCTGTTTATCATCCTCAACTGCATGAACaacgctctcacacaccactg TATCCAGGTGAGGAAGGCGGCGGCTCAGTGTGTGAAGAACATCCTGGCCACACAGTCTGGGGCCGACTTCTGGGACCTGCACAAAGATCACCGTGACCCCATGCTGACCCACCTCAACCCCTTCAGATCCGCCAGGAAGAAG CCGGCAGCTCCGCCTGCGGAGACCAGCTCGGAGGCCCGGGACCAGCTGGAGGGCCAGGAGCTGTGGGTGCCCCAGGCCGGGGGCCACAAGGCCTGGCTCAGGACCCTGTGCTCCACCCTGCTGGACAGCGGGGGAGTGAGGAGCGAGGCCCTGCTGCTCTCTCGGCCCCTGTGCCTG GTGAGGACAGACTTCTGCCAGCGGGCTCTGCCCCTCATCATCCACGACATCCTGCGGGGCGATGCGCAGGGCTCCTGGAGGACGCTGCTGTCCTCCCACATCCAGGACTTCTTCACCCTGTGCTCCCGCCACGCCCAGGCCTCCAGCCGCCCCGCCACCCCGCTCCCCCCAGACTCAG GGGAAACTGACATTGGCGCCCAGGGTTCCGTGGACAAGGCGTCCCTGCGTACCATGTTGTCTGTCGTCGACTATCTAAGACAGCAGCAGAGGCCTATTGCCGGGGACGG GGACTTGTGTGGGACGGTGTGCGATTCCAACTTCTGGTTGGAGCTGAACTACCTGGAGGTGGCCAGGGCGGCCCAGGCCTGCTCCGCCCACTTCACCGCCCTGCTCTACGCGGAGATCTACGTCGACAAGATCCAGTTGGACATGGAGGAGAGCCGCCG GACCCAGACGAGAGCGTCTCGCAGGCTGGCGTTTGACGAGAGCAGCCAGAACGTCACGCTCTCCAGTCTGATGGAGAAGAGCGTGGAGGACACCGGCATCAGTCTGCAG GACCTGCTGATCGAGGTGTACCGCAGCATCGGAGAGCCAGACAGTCTGTACggctgtggaggagggaagatgaCCAGCCCTCTGACCAG GATCAGGACGTACGAGCATGAGGCGTCGTGGGGGAAGGCTCTGACCTCGTACGACCTCCACGCCAACCTTCCCGAGGTCACACGGCAAGTGGGCATCGTGGAG GCTCTGCAGAACTTTGGTCTGAGCGGTATCCTAGCGACTTACCTGCGGGGGCTGGAGAGcgagggggtggagtggggggcggAGCTACGGGAGCTCCGATTCCAGGCGGCCTGGAGGAACATGCAGTGGGACTGTGACCTATcagagag CTCCGAAAAATGTAAGCCAGGCTTCAACGAGTCtgtgtactgtaccctgcaagCTCTAAGAGACAAAGAGTTCTCTACTTTTGACCAGACCCTGAAATATGCGAG gggtgtggaggtggaggagctgtgcCGAGGCAGTCTGGAGGCCGTGTCTTCACTCTACCCAGCTCTCTGCAACCTGCAGAGGATCAGCGAGCTGGACGGCGTCCGTCAGCTGTTCTCCAG GCCCTTCACAGACGCAGGGCTGACCGAGGTGTGCTGCCAATGGCAACAGCATTCCAAGCTCCTATTGGACAGTGACTTCAGCCTGGTGGAGCCCATCCTGGCCCTGCGCTCGGTCGCCCTGGAGACCCTGATAGCTCGGCAGGGAGACCCCGACACCAGGAAGTACCTCAGCTCCGTCCTCACAGACCACCTCATGGAGGTCTGTCAGCTGGCCCGCACAGCCGGGAacacgcag CTGGCGGAGAGGGCGGTGTTCCAGATGCGGCAGCGCGGCGGCGGGGGCGCGGGGTCCGCGGGGGCGGCCCGCTggcagctggaggaggcccAGGTGTTCTGGGTGAAGGGAGAGCAGGGTCTGGCCCTGGGCCTGCTCCGACTGATGATCCACAACCTGGAGgggcag GTGGACTTCAACCCTGCTCTGGTGCCTGTCTTCTCTGAGGGCCTCAGGCTGTGCGGCACCTGGCTGGCTGAGACGTGTCTGGAGAGCCCTGGAGTCATCCTGGAGCAGTACCTGGAGAAG GCGGTAGAGGTGATGGAGGACCAGGCTGTGGGGGGCCCCCTGCAGAGCCAGAGAACCCAGGCCTTCCTGTCCCTGGCCCGCTTCTCTGACGCCCAGTACCAGAGCATGGACAACTACATGAAGTCCTCCGAGTTTGAGAACAAACAGGCGCTGCTGGACAAGGCCAAGCAGGAGGTGGGCCTGATGAGGGAGCGCAAGGTCGGCAACAACAG gtacACGGTGAAGGTGCAGcgggagctggagctggacgagCAGGCGCTCTCCAGCCTGCAGGCGGACCAGCGGCGCTTCCTGTGCAAGGCCGTGGAGAATTACATCCTGTGcctggagcaggggcaggagcagCAGGCCTGGGTGTTCCGCCTGGCCTCCCTCTGGCTGGAGAACGGCCACGTCAAGGAGGTCAACGACATGATGAGG gcggGCATTAAGAGGATCCCCTCCTACAAGTTCCTGCCCCTCATGTACCAGCTGGCTGCCAGGATGGGCACCAAAATGTCAGCCAGCGCGGCGGAAGATGCGGGCTTCCACGAGGTGCTAAACCAG ctgatgTGCCGGTCGTCTCTGGAGCACCCTCACCACACCCTCTTCATCATCCTGGCCCTGGTCAACGCCAACATGGATGACAGCTTCTCCAGTGGCCGCCTGTCCAAGACCGCCTCGCGCCAGCCTTCCCAGCTAGActtg GAGCGGTCGGAGGTGGCCAAGAAGATCATCAACGAGATCAGGAAGAGGAAAGCTCCGATGGTCCGAGGCATCGAGCTCCTGTGTGACGCCTACATCACTCTGGCCTACATGGACGCCAGTCGCCACAAGGCCGAGAAGA AGGCCATCCCAATCCCTGCTGACCAGCCCATCATGAAGATCAAGGACCTGGATGATGTGGTCATTCCCACCATGGAGATCAGG GTGGACCCCTCCGGTAACTATGACGACCTGGTGACCGTCAGGTCATTCATGCCCCACTACCGCCTGGCCGGAGGGGTCAACCTGCCCAAGATCATCGACTGTGTGGGCTCGGACGGGAAGAGCAGACGACAGCTGGTCAAg GGTCAGGATGACCTGCGTCAGGACGCAGTCATGCAGCAGGTGTTCCACATGTGCTCCACTCTGCTGCAGCGCAACACCGAGACACGCAAGAGGAAGCTCAACATCCGGCGCTAcaag gtggtgCCCTTCTCTCAGAGGAGCGGGGTGCTGGAGTGGTGCTCGGGCACCGTGCCCATCGGAGAGTTCCTGGTGGACACCCAGAGAGGCGCCCACAAGCGCTTCCGGCCCCAGGACTGGACCAGCATGGCCTGTCGCAGGAAGATGATG GAGGCTCAGCGGCAGGGCTTTGAGGAGAAGGTCCAGGCCTtcagtgaggtgtgtgagaaCTTCCGCCCGGTCTTCAGGTTCTTCTGCATGGAGCGCTTCCTGGATCCTGCCGTGTGGCTGGAGAAGCGACTGGCCTACACCCGCAGCGTCGCCACCTCCTCcatcg TGGGCTACATTGTGGGCCTGGGGGATAGACACATCCAGAACATTCTTATCGATGAACAGACAGCGGAGCTGGTCCATATAGACCTGG GGGTTGCTTTTGAGCAGGGCAAGATTCTGCCCACCCCTGAGACCGTCCCCTTCAGACTGTCCCGGGACATCGTGGACGGCATGGGCATCaccggggtggagggggtcttCAGGAG